From Burkholderia pseudomultivorans, the proteins below share one genomic window:
- a CDS encoding NAD(P)/FAD-dependent oxidoreductase produces the protein MEMEVKEAKPTAPVHATRGAPVALSVEQALANTKLFPYWLDNPAAPATEPELVGDVTADLLIVGGGFTGLWSAVQAKEQMPHLNVVLIEAGKVAHGASGRAGGIISTSVMHGLPNAVRVFPNDIAQLEEFGHRNLDGFEDTLKRYDIDADVEWNGEMTVAVDPEHLAHLKGDYDLHSEYGHNVVLLDREETLEQLNSPLFAGALWSRNRSGIVHPAKLAWGLKRAALSLGVKLYEHTPLMTVTDEGSTVYVKTPKGSVRAPRVMFGSGTAKVGIPDINRRVMQVRDHVLATEPLTDEQLARIGWKNRQGIYDTRTQLNYFRLTKNNNIIFGGLVSYHFDGDPDPHQDGRRETYYRLAQAFYRTFPQLSDVRFSHAWGGPIDYCSRGSVFAKRYLGDKAVFVAGYTGFGVAASRFGAFMGLNILFDRDSPERKLDIANQSPTYIPPEPMRWVAAKITFHAFDGADAEGGWKRAWISGLKAMGFPM, from the coding sequence ATGGAAATGGAAGTCAAGGAAGCAAAACCGACCGCACCGGTGCACGCGACGCGCGGCGCACCGGTCGCCCTGAGCGTCGAGCAGGCGCTCGCGAACACGAAGCTGTTCCCGTACTGGCTCGACAATCCGGCCGCGCCGGCGACCGAGCCGGAACTCGTCGGCGACGTGACGGCCGACCTGCTGATCGTCGGCGGCGGGTTCACCGGGCTGTGGTCGGCCGTGCAGGCGAAGGAACAGATGCCGCACCTGAACGTGGTGCTGATCGAGGCCGGCAAGGTCGCGCATGGCGCGTCGGGCCGCGCGGGCGGGATCATCTCGACGTCGGTGATGCACGGGCTGCCGAACGCAGTGCGCGTGTTTCCGAACGACATCGCGCAGCTCGAGGAATTCGGCCATCGCAACCTCGACGGCTTCGAGGACACGCTGAAGCGCTACGACATCGACGCCGACGTCGAGTGGAACGGCGAGATGACGGTCGCGGTCGATCCCGAGCATCTCGCGCACCTGAAGGGCGATTACGACCTGCACAGCGAATACGGGCACAACGTCGTGCTGCTCGATCGCGAGGAAACGCTCGAGCAGCTGAACTCGCCGCTGTTCGCGGGCGCGCTGTGGTCGCGCAATCGCAGCGGCATCGTGCATCCGGCGAAGCTCGCTTGGGGGCTCAAGCGCGCGGCGCTGTCGCTCGGCGTGAAGCTGTACGAGCACACGCCGCTGATGACCGTGACCGACGAAGGCAGCACCGTCTACGTGAAGACGCCGAAGGGCAGCGTGCGCGCGCCGCGCGTGATGTTCGGCAGCGGCACCGCGAAAGTCGGGATTCCCGACATCAACCGCCGCGTGATGCAGGTGCGCGACCACGTGCTCGCGACCGAGCCGCTGACCGACGAGCAGCTCGCGCGGATCGGCTGGAAGAACCGCCAGGGCATATACGACACGCGCACGCAGCTGAACTATTTCCGCCTGACAAAGAACAACAACATCATCTTCGGCGGGCTGGTGAGCTATCACTTCGACGGCGACCCCGACCCGCACCAGGACGGCAGGCGCGAAACCTACTACCGGCTCGCACAGGCGTTCTACCGGACCTTCCCGCAGCTGAGCGACGTGCGCTTCTCGCACGCGTGGGGCGGCCCGATCGACTACTGCTCGCGCGGCTCGGTGTTCGCGAAGCGCTATCTCGGCGACAAGGCCGTGTTCGTCGCGGGCTATACGGGCTTCGGCGTCGCGGCGAGCCGGTTCGGCGCGTTCATGGGCCTGAACATCCTGTTCGATCGCGACAGCCCCGAGCGCAAGCTCGACATCGCGAACCAGAGCCCGACCTATATCCCGCCCGAGCCGATGCGCTGGGTCGCCGCGAAGATCACGTTCCATGCGTTCGACGGCGCCGATGCCGAAGGCGGCTGGAAGCGTGCATGGATCAGCGGCCTGAAGGCGATGGGCTTCCCGATGTAA
- a CDS encoding cupin domain-containing protein — MTKLIKDILPLGAGVGEFTKLDFGMDESDWRAAEGKSGNYIVGWWEGKVGSVEFPATEADEAVWLVEGRIALTDVEGNRKEFTPGQGYLLPAGFAGRWETIEDAKKFYVLLEKS; from the coding sequence ATGACCAAACTGATCAAGGACATCCTGCCGCTGGGCGCAGGCGTGGGCGAATTCACGAAGCTCGACTTCGGGATGGACGAAAGCGACTGGCGCGCGGCCGAAGGCAAGAGCGGCAACTACATCGTCGGCTGGTGGGAAGGCAAGGTCGGCTCGGTGGAGTTTCCGGCGACCGAGGCCGACGAAGCCGTCTGGCTCGTCGAGGGTCGGATCGCGCTGACCGACGTCGAAGGCAACCGCAAGGAATTCACGCCGGGCCAGGGCTATCTGCTGCCGGCCGGTTTCGCGGGGCGCTGGGAGACGATCGAGGACGCGAAGAAGTTCTACGTGCTGCTCGAGAAGTCGTGA
- a CDS encoding helix-turn-helix transcriptional regulator, translating to MLLNVNPFPRDTDRFNVSFKALGELIETVGTPHFVPRLTQLLNEVVPLDVAHVERSRVDGTMPTGYRCEWIGSSGIGTETAEISDVMTLYYERFLDSDPLFAGLRGKTGTMLVVRDIAAIPPGEFRQRLFDDVRIGHECVLARGTRYSQHSIALERGRDRPPFTLAEMNRFRSISDVLFPLLELHASTTAVRRVAHPTPDVHPLAQFDARLAADGVKLSKREYETCKHLLSGKTVPETAAILGVRVASAESYVKRAFAKLGVRTKRELAAWGAAAGEHAPPSFAG from the coding sequence ATGCTGCTCAACGTGAACCCCTTCCCCCGCGACACCGACCGCTTCAACGTGTCGTTCAAGGCGCTCGGCGAACTGATCGAAACGGTCGGCACGCCGCATTTCGTGCCGCGCCTCACGCAGCTGCTCAACGAAGTGGTGCCGCTCGACGTCGCGCATGTCGAACGCTCGCGCGTCGACGGCACGATGCCGACCGGCTATCGTTGCGAATGGATCGGCAGCAGCGGCATCGGCACCGAGACCGCGGAAATCTCCGACGTGATGACGCTCTACTACGAGCGCTTTCTCGACAGCGACCCGCTGTTCGCGGGCTTGCGCGGCAAGACCGGCACGATGCTCGTCGTGCGCGACATCGCGGCGATCCCGCCCGGCGAATTCCGCCAGCGCCTGTTCGACGACGTGCGGATCGGCCACGAATGCGTGCTCGCGCGCGGCACGCGCTATTCGCAGCACTCGATCGCGCTCGAACGCGGACGCGACCGGCCGCCGTTCACGCTCGCCGAGATGAACCGCTTTCGCAGCATCAGCGACGTGCTGTTTCCGCTGCTCGAACTGCATGCGTCGACGACCGCCGTGCGGCGCGTCGCGCATCCGACGCCCGACGTGCATCCGCTCGCGCAGTTCGACGCGCGTCTCGCCGCCGATGGCGTGAAGCTGTCGAAGCGCGAATACGAAACCTGCAAGCACCTGCTGTCCGGCAAGACCGTGCCCGAGACCGCCGCGATCCTCGGCGTGCGCGTCGCGTCGGCCGAGTCGTACGTGAAGCGCGCGTTCGCGAAGCTCGGCGTGCGCACCAAGCGCGAGCTCGCCGCGTGGGGCGCCGCCGCCGGCGAGCACGCGCCGCCGTCGTTCGCCGGCTGA
- the speB gene encoding agmatinase, with the protein MHRELNQPLGGNEMPRFGGIATMMRLPQADTTDGLDVCFVGVPLDLGTSNRSGSRFGPRQIRTESVLLRPYNMATRAAPFDSLQVADIGDVATNPYDLKDSVRRIEEAYDRIVANGCRPITLGGDHTIAWPILRALHRKYGKVAVVHVDAHADVNDTMFGEKIAHGTPFRRAVEDGLLQCDKVTQIGLRGTGYHADDFDWCREQGFTVVQAEECWNKSLAPLMAQVRERVGDTPVYLSFDIDGLDPSFAPGTGTPEVGGLSVQQGLEIVRGMKGLNIVGADLVEVSPPYDPAGTTALVGANLAFEMLCVMPGVNYR; encoded by the coding sequence ATGCACCGCGAACTGAACCAGCCGCTGGGCGGCAACGAGATGCCGCGCTTCGGCGGCATCGCCACGATGATGCGCCTGCCGCAGGCCGACACGACCGACGGCCTCGACGTCTGCTTCGTCGGCGTGCCGCTCGATCTCGGCACGTCGAACCGCTCCGGCTCGCGCTTCGGCCCGCGCCAGATTCGCACCGAATCCGTGCTGCTGCGCCCGTACAACATGGCCACGCGCGCCGCGCCGTTCGATTCGCTGCAAGTCGCCGACATCGGCGACGTCGCGACCAATCCGTACGACCTGAAGGACTCGGTGCGCCGCATCGAGGAAGCGTACGACCGGATCGTCGCGAACGGCTGCCGGCCGATCACGCTCGGCGGCGACCACACGATCGCGTGGCCGATCCTGCGCGCGCTGCACCGCAAGTACGGCAAGGTCGCGGTGGTGCACGTCGACGCGCACGCGGACGTCAACGACACGATGTTCGGCGAGAAGATCGCGCACGGCACGCCGTTCCGCCGCGCGGTCGAGGACGGGCTGCTGCAATGCGACAAGGTCACGCAGATCGGCCTGCGCGGCACCGGCTATCACGCCGACGATTTCGACTGGTGTCGCGAGCAGGGCTTCACCGTCGTGCAGGCCGAGGAATGCTGGAACAAGTCGCTCGCGCCGCTGATGGCGCAGGTGCGCGAACGCGTCGGCGACACGCCCGTCTACCTGAGCTTCGACATCGACGGCCTCGATCCGTCGTTCGCGCCGGGCACCGGCACACCGGAAGTCGGCGGCCTGTCCGTGCAGCAGGGTCTCGAGATCGTGCGCGGGATGAAAGGCCTCAACATCGTCGGCGCGGACCTCGTCGAAGTCTCGCCGCCGTACGATCCGGCCGGCACCACCGCGCTCGTCGGCGCGAACCTCGCGTTCGAGATGCTCTGCGTGATGCCCGGCGTCAACTACCGCTAA
- a CDS encoding aldehyde dehydrogenase family protein gives MSTAEFSPSAATLVLPAARIAGRPVRTHSDEAGAPVCNASTGETIGWQEFATAAHVDAAVRAARDAFAGWRDTPPAERGRILAKIAARVEADSERLAALQMQVSGKPPFEAQADVGDVAATFAYYAKLCEDPATFAAEPVALPADTFAAERFHDAVGVAALIVPWNFPMVTTAWKLAPALAAGCAVVLKPSELTSPTEHALIDIVIEAGVPAGVVNIVNGGAEVGAALSAHPLIDKISFTGSTAAGRKVMQVAAEDMKRVTLELGGKSSLIVRDDADLDLAVSLAVAGAFTNAGQMCSATARILVHDSVYRSFMAAFETAVRALVVAPPAAEQVAMGPLISAAQRARVDAMLKQGIEAGARIAFSGRVADAGGAGFFMAPVVIAEPAADNLLWTDEVFGPVACVKSFRTDDEAIAIANDTRYGLVATVVTRDAAVARQFQSRVRAGLVWINAPQLIYPHVCWGGFGLSGIGRELGIAGLRSYQELRHAMRAID, from the coding sequence ATGTCCACCGCTGAATTCTCCCCTTCCGCCGCGACGCTCGTGCTGCCCGCCGCGCGCATCGCCGGCCGGCCCGTGCGCACGCATTCGGACGAAGCCGGCGCGCCCGTCTGCAATGCCTCGACCGGCGAGACGATCGGCTGGCAGGAATTCGCGACCGCCGCGCATGTCGACGCCGCGGTGCGCGCCGCGCGCGACGCATTCGCCGGCTGGCGCGACACGCCGCCCGCCGAGCGCGGCCGGATCCTCGCGAAGATCGCCGCGCGCGTCGAAGCCGACAGCGAGCGCCTCGCCGCGCTGCAGATGCAGGTCAGCGGCAAGCCGCCGTTCGAAGCGCAAGCCGATGTCGGCGACGTCGCCGCGACGTTCGCGTACTACGCGAAGCTGTGCGAAGACCCGGCGACGTTCGCCGCCGAGCCGGTCGCGCTGCCGGCCGATACGTTCGCGGCCGAGCGCTTCCATGACGCGGTCGGCGTCGCCGCGCTGATCGTGCCGTGGAACTTCCCGATGGTCACGACCGCATGGAAGCTCGCGCCCGCGCTCGCGGCCGGCTGCGCGGTCGTGCTGAAGCCGTCCGAACTGACGTCGCCGACCGAGCATGCGCTGATCGACATCGTGATCGAAGCCGGCGTGCCGGCCGGCGTCGTCAACATCGTGAACGGCGGCGCCGAGGTCGGCGCCGCGCTGAGCGCGCATCCGCTGATCGACAAGATCTCGTTTACGGGCAGCACCGCCGCCGGCCGGAAGGTGATGCAGGTCGCGGCCGAGGACATGAAGCGCGTGACGCTCGAACTCGGCGGCAAGTCGTCGCTGATCGTGCGCGACGACGCCGATCTCGATCTCGCGGTGTCGCTTGCCGTCGCGGGCGCGTTCACGAACGCGGGCCAGATGTGCTCGGCGACCGCGCGCATCCTCGTGCACGACAGCGTCTATCGCAGCTTCATGGCCGCATTCGAGACGGCCGTGCGGGCCCTGGTCGTCGCGCCGCCCGCTGCGGAGCAGGTCGCGATGGGGCCGCTGATCTCGGCCGCGCAGCGCGCGCGCGTCGACGCGATGCTGAAGCAGGGCATCGAGGCGGGGGCGCGCATCGCGTTCAGCGGACGCGTCGCGGATGCGGGCGGCGCCGGCTTCTTCATGGCGCCTGTCGTGATCGCCGAACCGGCGGCCGACAACCTGCTGTGGACCGACGAAGTGTTCGGCCCCGTTGCCTGCGTGAAGTCGTTCCGCACCGACGACGAGGCGATCGCGATCGCGAACGATACGCGTTACGGGCTCGTCGCGACGGTCGTCACGCGCGATGCGGCGGTCGCGAGGCAGTTCCAGTCGCGCGTGCGGGCGGGGCTGGTGTGGATCAATGCGCCGCAGCTCATCTACCCGCACGTCTGCTGGGGCGGGTTCGGGTTGAGCGGGATCGGGCGCGAGCTCGGCATCGCGGGGTTGCGCAGCTATCAGGAGCTGCGGCACGCGATGCGGGCGATCGACTGA
- a CDS encoding LysR family transcriptional regulator, which produces MLNPAHIDLFRAVMRHGGMTRAAEALGIGQPHVSRAIAQLEAELGFALFVRGHGSALPTVEGEAFAREVERTYAGLDQLRHAARQIRERGTGSLRIACQPSLATTLVPRAIRQLNAASPGVRVSLYVPGPDTIWSWASTAQCDVGLVRPRAGYAGVRSESFLAVDAVCAVPRRHPLARKRAIGVSDLAGVPQIAGAPGAFQQAIEDAFVRAGVDAHFVLMAQYTAARCGLVAEGLGLAIVDPLAAGKLRGLPVVLRPFRPRLRIETVLVQPDGRPPDRVVARFIELLKAERDAMSSADIA; this is translated from the coding sequence ATGCTCAATCCGGCCCACATCGATCTTTTTCGTGCGGTGATGCGTCATGGCGGCATGACGAGAGCGGCGGAAGCGCTCGGCATCGGCCAGCCGCATGTCAGCCGCGCGATCGCGCAGCTCGAAGCGGAACTCGGCTTCGCGTTGTTCGTGCGCGGGCACGGCAGCGCGCTGCCGACCGTCGAAGGAGAAGCGTTCGCGCGCGAAGTGGAGCGCACGTATGCGGGACTCGATCAGCTGCGACACGCGGCCCGCCAGATACGCGAACGCGGCACGGGTTCGCTGCGCATCGCGTGCCAGCCGTCGCTCGCGACGACGCTCGTGCCGCGCGCGATCCGGCAGTTGAACGCGGCCAGTCCCGGCGTGCGCGTGTCGCTTTACGTGCCGGGGCCGGACACGATCTGGTCGTGGGCATCGACCGCGCAGTGCGATGTCGGCCTCGTGCGGCCGCGTGCCGGTTATGCGGGCGTGCGAAGCGAATCGTTTCTTGCCGTCGATGCGGTGTGCGCGGTGCCGCGACGGCATCCGCTGGCGCGCAAGCGCGCGATCGGCGTATCCGATCTTGCGGGCGTTCCGCAGATCGCGGGGGCGCCGGGCGCATTTCAGCAGGCGATCGAAGACGCGTTCGTGCGGGCCGGCGTCGATGCGCATTTTGTGCTGATGGCGCAGTACACGGCCGCGCGGTGCGGTCTGGTGGCGGAAGGGTTGGGGCTCGCGATCGTCGATCCGCTGGCGGCCGGCAAACTGCGCGGCCTGCCGGTCGTGCTGCGGCCTTTTCGGCCGCGTCTGCGCATCGAGACCGTGCTCGTCCAGCCGGACGGCAGGCCGCCCGATCGTGTCGTCGCGCGTTTCATCGAGTTGCTGAAGGCGGAACGCGATGCGATGTCGAGCGCGGACATCGCGTAG
- a CDS encoding DMT family transporter → MIQAALLSILTIVAGVSLMTQQVLNANLRGALNSAAWSGFASYALGLACMAVLALVLREPLPSSALAARTPWWAFSGGLFGAIFIALAIFTIPKLGAATFLVLVVTGQMLASMTIDHFGWFGLVQRPVDVSRLVGIALLIGGCVLIRR, encoded by the coding sequence ATGATTCAAGCCGCCCTGCTGTCGATCCTGACCATCGTCGCCGGCGTCAGCCTGATGACGCAGCAGGTGCTCAATGCAAACCTGCGCGGCGCACTGAATTCGGCCGCGTGGTCGGGCTTCGCGAGTTACGCGCTCGGGCTCGCCTGCATGGCCGTGCTCGCGCTCGTGCTGCGCGAGCCGCTGCCGTCGTCCGCGCTCGCGGCGCGCACCCCGTGGTGGGCGTTCAGCGGCGGCCTGTTTGGCGCGATCTTCATCGCGCTCGCCATTTTCACGATCCCGAAGCTGGGCGCGGCGACCTTTCTCGTGCTGGTCGTGACGGGCCAGATGCTCGCGTCGATGACGATCGATCACTTCGGCTGGTTCGGCCTGGTGCAGCGGCCGGTCGATGTGTCGCGCCTGGTGGGAATAGCCCTGCTGATCGGCGGCTGCGTTCTGATTCGCAGATAA
- a CDS encoding DUF2325 domain-containing protein: protein MHAPPFRLARTAGIASAGDTASSGGGRIDACCAPSRAQRAETKRRARLSELDATLHCSIIGTCLTTHELRKLVPKFTDLDRQRATDLEIHHAAVELAIEGAAGAKALHKALDERYAGAVRTFDSAPDDDALLALWKDALKRGDIPPAYWALMTHPRATASVRQSAFGDLHMLSHLVGAANRADIRRLVALEEDNAALHAKLDRQQARLQEISQQRDAALDALDACRARQDAQPAADESRLRDEVRELREALALRDERLALHTSRREAAEQRIAAEQASARAMRARLDELMTMVKTLRAEASALERAVQISSDDPSERAADSLSMLRGKRVVYVGGRPGSNRAIRRIVETSGGEMTVHDGGIEDRKGLLAAALPGANLVVFPVDCIDHDSMNQLKRICERSHVAYYPLRTASVASFVELIGRLDAHAQEATLPDSSAGDASRFCLRHG, encoded by the coding sequence ATGCACGCTCCGCCCTTTCGACTGGCCCGCACCGCGGGCATTGCGTCGGCCGGCGACACCGCGTCGTCGGGCGGCGGCCGCATCGACGCATGCTGCGCGCCGTCCCGCGCGCAGCGCGCCGAGACGAAGCGCCGCGCGCGGCTGTCCGAGCTCGATGCGACCCTGCACTGCTCGATCATCGGCACCTGCCTGACCACGCATGAACTGCGCAAGCTCGTGCCGAAATTCACCGATCTCGACCGCCAGCGCGCAACCGACCTCGAAATCCACCACGCAGCCGTCGAACTCGCGATCGAAGGAGCGGCCGGCGCCAAGGCGCTGCACAAGGCACTCGACGAGCGCTACGCCGGCGCGGTCCGCACGTTCGACAGCGCGCCGGACGATGACGCACTGCTCGCGCTATGGAAGGACGCGCTCAAGCGCGGCGACATTCCGCCCGCGTACTGGGCGTTGATGACGCATCCGCGCGCGACGGCCAGCGTGCGCCAGTCGGCATTCGGCGATCTGCACATGCTGTCGCATCTGGTCGGCGCGGCCAATCGCGCGGATATCCGGCGGCTGGTCGCGCTCGAAGAGGACAACGCGGCACTGCACGCGAAGCTCGACCGGCAGCAGGCCCGCCTGCAGGAAATCAGCCAGCAGCGCGACGCGGCGCTCGATGCGCTGGACGCCTGCCGTGCGCGTCAGGATGCGCAGCCGGCAGCAGACGAAAGCCGTCTGCGCGACGAAGTCCGCGAGCTGCGCGAAGCATTGGCGCTGCGCGACGAGCGGCTTGCGCTGCACACGAGCCGTCGCGAGGCCGCCGAGCAGCGGATCGCCGCGGAACAGGCGAGCGCCCGCGCGATGCGCGCACGGCTCGACGAATTGATGACGATGGTGAAAACGCTGCGCGCCGAAGCGAGCGCGCTGGAACGTGCGGTGCAGATATCGAGCGACGATCCGTCCGAACGCGCGGCCGATTCGTTGTCGATGCTGCGCGGCAAGCGCGTCGTCTACGTCGGCGGGCGCCCGGGTTCGAACCGCGCGATCCGCCGGATCGTCGAGACGTCGGGCGGCGAAATGACCGTGCACGACGGCGGCATCGAGGACCGCAAGGGCCTGCTCGCCGCGGCGCTGCCGGGTGCGAACCTGGTCGTGTTCCCGGTCGACTGCATCGATCACGATTCGATGAACCAGCTGAAGCGCATCTGCGAGCGCAGCCACGTGGCGTACTACCCGCTGCGGACTGCGAGCGTCGCGAGTTTCGTCGAACTGATCGGCCGGCTCGACGCGCACGCGCAGGAAGCGACGCTTCCCGATTCGTCGGCGGGCGACGCTTCGCGATTCTGTCTGCGGCATGGATAG
- a CDS encoding winged helix-turn-helix domain-containing protein: MRIQQADTIALGPGKVALLEAVREHGSISAAARSLKMSYRRAWLLMDELNRSLKSPATVSEHGGQSGGGSVLTPVGEEIIRLYRGIEARAYETCADDIAALTKMVRR, translated from the coding sequence ATGCGCATCCAGCAGGCCGACACGATCGCGCTCGGGCCGGGCAAGGTCGCGCTGCTCGAGGCCGTGCGCGAGCATGGATCGATTTCGGCGGCGGCCCGCAGCCTGAAGATGTCGTACCGGCGCGCGTGGCTGTTGATGGACGAGCTGAACCGCTCGCTCAAGTCGCCCGCGACAGTCTCCGAGCACGGCGGACAGAGCGGCGGCGGTAGCGTGCTGACGCCGGTCGGCGAGGAAATCATCCGGCTCTATCGCGGGATCGAGGCGCGCGCCTACGAGACCTGTGCGGACGACATCGCCGCGCTGACGAAAATGGTGCGCCGCTGA
- a CDS encoding molybdopterin-dependent oxidoreductase encodes MDIAGTAAQPSQDAAVGSIALTGAFARPLTVTLDDLRRYAHVTAEPFDLRCFTTNRFIRSVDRYRGARLKDLIDAAGLLGAQVGDFKRTVFIAHAHDGYAVTFSWHELFNTPIGERVLVAFARGDEPLSIDDGAPILVSAADILPAPRHVKRLAGVVARVLEI; translated from the coding sequence ATGGACATTGCGGGTACGGCGGCGCAGCCGTCACAGGACGCGGCGGTCGGTTCGATCGCACTGACGGGCGCATTCGCGCGGCCGCTGACGGTGACGCTCGACGATCTGCGCCGCTATGCGCACGTGACGGCCGAGCCGTTCGATCTGCGCTGCTTCACGACGAATCGCTTCATCCGCAGCGTCGATCGCTATCGCGGCGCGCGGCTGAAGGACCTGATCGACGCGGCCGGCCTGCTCGGTGCGCAGGTCGGCGATTTCAAGCGCACGGTCTTCATCGCGCATGCGCACGACGGCTACGCGGTGACGTTTTCCTGGCACGAGCTGTTCAATACGCCGATCGGCGAGCGCGTGCTGGTCGCGTTCGCGCGCGGCGACGAGCCGCTGTCGATCGACGACGGTGCGCCGATCCTCGTGTCCGCTGCCGATATCCTGCCGGCGCCGCGTCATGTGAAGCGTCTCGCGGGCGTCGTCGCGCGCGTGCTCGAGATCTGA
- a CDS encoding M24 family metallopeptidase produces MNTAVKEAVGAAFSLDAMRHARTMTWKAVDMIAAAIRPGMRESEANALGRRILDDLGMDRIWHPVIVRFGENTLRTFKERSARDPVLADNDIFFIDLGAVWTQHEGDAGATFVCGDDADMRACADAARTIYGEVEQHWRTTGCGGIALYDFAAQRAEAHGFRLNLDIKGHRVSDFPHAIYKAGNLGDFDAAPAAGLWILEIQIAHPTRPFGAFYEDLLV; encoded by the coding sequence ATGAATACAGCAGTCAAGGAAGCCGTCGGCGCGGCGTTTTCGCTCGACGCGATGCGGCACGCGAGGACCATGACCTGGAAGGCCGTCGACATGATCGCGGCCGCTATCCGGCCCGGCATGCGCGAATCGGAGGCCAATGCGCTCGGGCGGCGCATCCTCGACGATCTCGGGATGGACCGCATCTGGCATCCGGTCATCGTCCGTTTCGGCGAAAACACGCTGCGAACCTTCAAGGAGCGTTCGGCGAGGGATCCGGTGCTGGCCGACAACGATATCTTCTTCATCGACCTCGGCGCGGTATGGACGCAGCACGAAGGCGATGCGGGCGCGACCTTCGTATGCGGCGACGATGCGGACATGCGCGCCTGCGCGGACGCTGCGCGCACGATCTACGGCGAAGTCGAGCAGCACTGGCGAACCACCGGTTGCGGCGGCATCGCGCTGTACGATTTCGCGGCGCAGCGTGCCGAGGCGCACGGCTTCCGGCTGAACCTCGACATCAAGGGTCATCGCGTCAGCGACTTCCCGCATGCGATCTACAAGGCCGGCAACCTCGGCGACTTCGATGCGGCGCCCGCTGCCGGCCTGTGGATCCTCGAGATCCAGATCGCCCACCCGACGCGACCGTTCGGCGCGTTCTACGAGGATCTGCTCGTCTAG
- a CDS encoding porin, which yields MKKTIVAAATLGMFGASAHAQSSVTLYGLIDAGVTYANKVATSTGHGKLVKYGDGVASGSRWGIRGTEDLGGGLKALFVLESGFSSGDGTLGQGGALFGRQAFVGLSKNGVGSLTFGRQYSFSTDYIGGNYTMGSQTPAGNYAYHINDLDQLTSSRINNAVKFQSANFAGLTFGAMYGFSNSTQFAGAPTTSSGGTTTQGASSAYSFGANYAQGPFGIGAAYTNIRFPGGATPAFGVSIANVNTLGLRDLETFGIGARYAIAAALVWANWTHTKFEPLSGEASKLNNYEIGGRYAFTPALSAGLGYTFSKLDDRFEGKWHQVNAAVDYALSKRTDVYVSAAYQKASGSNTVNGRVVPVQAEIGSSASFIGNAGANTQFVTRIGLRHKF from the coding sequence ATGAAGAAGACCATCGTGGCCGCGGCCACACTCGGGATGTTCGGCGCGAGCGCGCACGCGCAGAGCAGCGTCACGCTGTACGGGCTGATCGACGCGGGCGTCACGTACGCGAACAAGGTCGCGACCTCGACCGGGCACGGCAAGCTCGTCAAGTATGGCGACGGCGTCGCGTCGGGCAGCCGCTGGGGCATCCGCGGCACCGAGGATCTCGGCGGCGGGCTGAAGGCGCTGTTCGTGCTGGAAAGCGGTTTCAGCAGCGGCGACGGCACGCTCGGCCAGGGCGGTGCGCTGTTCGGCCGCCAGGCGTTCGTCGGCCTGTCGAAGAACGGCGTCGGCTCGCTGACGTTCGGTCGCCAGTACTCGTTTTCGACCGACTACATCGGCGGCAACTACACGATGGGCAGCCAGACGCCGGCCGGCAACTACGCGTATCACATCAACGACCTCGACCAGCTGACGTCCAGCCGCATCAACAACGCGGTGAAGTTCCAGAGCGCGAACTTCGCGGGCCTCACGTTCGGCGCGATGTACGGCTTTTCGAATTCGACGCAGTTCGCCGGCGCGCCGACGACGTCGTCGGGCGGCACGACCACGCAGGGCGCGTCGAGCGCGTACAGCTTCGGCGCGAACTATGCGCAAGGCCCGTTCGGCATCGGTGCTGCTTACACGAACATCCGCTTCCCGGGTGGCGCGACGCCCGCGTTCGGCGTGAGCATCGCGAACGTCAATACGCTCGGGCTGCGCGACCTCGAAACCTTCGGCATCGGCGCGCGTTATGCGATCGCGGCCGCGCTCGTGTGGGCGAACTGGACGCACACGAAGTTCGAGCCGCTGTCGGGCGAGGCGTCGAAGCTGAACAACTACGAAATCGGCGGCCGCTACGCGTTCACGCCGGCACTGAGCGCCGGGCTCGGCTATACGTTCTCGAAGCTCGACGACCGCTTCGAAGGCAAGTGGCACCAGGTCAACGCCGCCGTCGACTATGCGCTGTCGAAACGCACCGACGTGTACGTGAGTGCGGCGTACCAGAAGGCGTCGGGCAGCAACACGGTCAACGGTCGCGTGGTGCCGGTGCAGGCCGAGATCGGCTCGTCGGCGTCGTTCATCGGCAATGCGGGTGCGAATACGCAATTCGTCACGCGCATCGGCCTGCGTCACAAGTTCTGA